The genomic segment CGTTCGAGGCCATGACGAACCTGTCCCTGGACCTGCGCCGGCGGCTGGAGGAAGGCTACTCCTTCCCGGTGCTCCGGCCCGTCCGGCAGCAGACGTCGCAGGACGGCGGCACCGGCAAGAGCCTCCTGGAACTGGCCGACGGCGAGCAGATCGAATGCGTCTGGATGGGCAAGGGCGACCGCGTCACGTTCTGCATCTCTTCGCAGACCGGGTGCGCCCTCGGCTGCCGGTTCTGCGCCACCGGCGGCGGCGGACCGGGCCGCAACCTCGCCGCCGGCGAGGTCCTGGGCCAGGTGCAGCATCTGGCCCGCGAACGCGCCTGGCCGGCGAACGTCGTCTTCATGGGCATGGGCGAGCCGCTGCTGAACCTGGACGCCCTGCTGCCCGCCCTGGAGGCCCTCACGGACGCCCAGCGCCTCGCCCTCGGCAGCCGCCGCATCACCGTGTCCACGGCCGGCCTGCCGGACGGCATCCGCGCGCTGGCCCGCTCGCCCGTGCGCCCGAGACTCGCCCTGTCGCTCAACAGCCCGTTCGAGGAGCAGCGCAGCGAGCTGATGCCGGTCAACCGCATGCACCCCCTGGCCGAGGTGCTGAATGCCTGCCGCGAGTACTCCGAGACCACCGGCCGGCGCGTCTCGCTCGAATACGTGCTCCTCGGCGGCGTGAACACCTCCGCCGCCGCCGCACGCGCCGTCGGCCGCATCGCCAGGGACCTGAACGCCCTCGTCAACCTCATCCCGTTCAACTCCGTGCCGGACTCCCCGTTCCGACCGCCCTCCACCAACGAGGTGCAGTTCTTCCGCTCCGTCCTGGAGGAAGGGCACGTGAACATCACCGAGCGCTACCGGCGCGGACGCGACATATCGGCCGCCTGCGGCCAACTGCGAGCCGGCCGTCGCCCCAGGCCCCGCAAAGGCTCGTAACGCCATGAAGGAATCGCCCATCCGGCTGGTCGCCTTCGACATGGAGGGCTGCCTCACCGCCGACCCGACCGTGTGGGAACTCATGCACCGCCGGCTGGACACGTGGACGTCGCACGGACTGCCCTACTGGGAGCGCTACCGGGCCGGCGGGCTCGATTACGACGAGTTCGCCCGCATGGACGTGGCCGTCTGGCGGGGAGCCCCCGTCGAGGACCTCCGCGCCGCATCGGCCGACGTGCCCCTGATGGCCGGCTGCCCGGAGGTGCTGGCGGCCCTGGCCGAACGCGGCGTCGCCGTCGCCGTCGTCTCCAACGGCCTCCTGTGCGTCGCCGAGCGCTTTTCGAAGGGCTTCGCCGTCGCGCACACGCACGCCAACCGCGTGGTCGTCCGCGACGGCCGGCTCACGGGCGAACTGGACGTCCGCGTGCCCTACGCCGCCAAGGGCATTCTGCTGGGGCGCCTGGCCGCCCGACTGGGACTGGACCGCTCCGCCGTGGCGTCCGTCGGCGACAGCCCGTCCGACGTGGCCATGTTCCGCCGCTCGCGCATCGGCATCGCCTTCGGCGCCGCCGACGCCGTCACCCGCGCGGGCGCCGCCCACGTCGTGCCCGGCGAGGACCTGCGGGCGGTGCTGCCCATCCTGCTGGACGGGTCATGAGGGGGCGGCCTCTTCGGCCAGGCGCAGGGCCAGCACCCGCGCCTCCTCCTCGGTCGTCACCTCGCCGTCGAGCTGGGCGTCGCGCACGGCATCGAGCACCCGCCCGAAGAGCGGGCCCGGCGGGTAGCCCATCGCGATCAGATCGTCGCCCGTGAGCAGCGGCACCGGCTCGACCTGGTCGTCGGCCAGCTCGCGGCGCTTCGCCATCACGTAGTCGTAGATCTCCAGGTTGCCCCAGCTCGCCAGGGCGTCCGCCCGGTGCAGGGCGGCCAGTTGGCGGAAACCCGGATGGGCGAACGCCTTCTTGAGCGTGCTCGGCCGCATCTTGAAGGCATCGCGGAAGTAGAGGTGCCGGTTCACCAGCCAGAAGATGCGCTCGGTCTCGGCGGTGGGCAGGCGCAGGCGCCGGCAGACGTTCCGGGCGATCGCAGCGCCAAGCTGGCAGTGCTCCGGGAACAGCTTCGCCCCGCTGCGGCGGGCCGCCTCGGGCTTGCCGGCGTCGTGCAGGAGCGCTGCCATGGCCAGCTCGAAGTCGGGATGCGGGCCCAGCTTCTCGACCGTCAGGAGCGTGTGGACGAACACGTCGCCCTCGGGATGGTAGTTCTCCGGCTGCTCGCAGCCCCGCATGTCGGCCAGCTCGGGGAAGACGACGTCCAGCAGGCCCAGCGAGTCCATCAGCCGCAGCGCGGCGGCCGGGTCGCGGTCGGTCAGCAGCAGGCGCAGTTCCCTCTGGATCCGCTCCGGGCTGACCCGGGCCAGCAGGGGCGCCATCCTCCGTATGGCCGCCCGGGTGACCGGCTCGACGCGGAATCCCAGCCGTGCGGCGAAGCGCACGGCCCGGAGCAGCCGCAGGTGGTCCTCGCCGAACCGCTCCTCCGGCTCCCCGATGGCGCGCAGGACGCCCTGCTCGAGGTCCCGCCGCCCGCCGACGACATCCAGCAGACGGCCCTCGACGGGATCCCAGAACATGCCGTTGATCGTGAAGTCGCGACGCCGCGCGTCCTCCTCGATCCCGCAGAACGCAACGGCGTCCGGACGGCGTCCGTCCGAATAGCCCGACTCGGTGCGGAAGGCCGCCACCTCGTAGGTGTGGCCGTCGAGCACCACCAGGGTCACGCCGAACCGGCGGCCGACGGGGCGGGTGTCCGCAAAGAGCGCCTCCACGTCCCCGGGCCGCGCGTCGGTGGCCACGTCGTAGTCGCCGGGCGTTGCGCCGCACAGCAGATCGCGCACGCAGCCCCCGGCCAGCACGGCGTCGTGCCCGGCCTCCTGCAGGCGGCGCACAACGCGCACGGCGCCCCGGTAGTTCTGGTCGTCCGGCGTCCGCATCACGGCGTGTTCCTGCGGGAGCAGAGGAGCCTTCCACGGGCGATTATAGGCGCCGAGCCGCCGGGCTGTCCACCGGCCGCCCCGGCGGTCCCCTTTGCAGCCGGCATCCGGGCGGACGTATAATTGCCTGCTACTGCAGAGGTGCCCCGAATGGACCACGCCGGCCGCCTGGACCGATTCCGCCGGATGACGGACGCCGAAGGACTGGACGGCTACTGGGTCGTCGATGCGGCGAACGTCCGCTACCTCTGCGGCTTCAGCGGCCACGACAGCACGCTGGTCGTCTCCGGCTCCGAATGCGTGCTGATCACCGACAGCCGGTACGCCGAGCAGGCGGAGCACGAGGTCTGTGCCGACCGGGTCATCAACCGCCGGCGCCCCATGGTCGCCGAGCTGGGCGCCGTCTGTGCGGCGGCCGGCATCCGCCGACTGGGCATCACGGCCTCGAACGTGAGCCACGCGCAGTATGAAGCGGCCGTGGCGGCCTGCGAACCGACGGCGGTCGTGAGCCGTTCGGACGGACCGGCCGAGCGGATGCGGCTGTGCAAGGACGCCGACGAGGTGGAGGCCGTGCGTGCGGCCCTCGCAGTGGCCGAGGAATCGTTCCAGGCGCTTCTGAACCGCGTGGAGCCGGGAGGCCCGGAGCGCGCACTGGCGGCCCGCCTGGACTACGAGATGCGCCTGCGGGGGGCCGAAGGCCCCGCCTTCGAGACGATCTGTGCCGCCGGCCCGCGCGCCAGCATGCCGCACGCGACCAGCAGCGCGGCGCCGGTGCCGCCCGATTCGGCCGTCCTGTTCGACTGGGGCGCCCGGCTCGACGGCTACTGCTCCGACTTGACACGCGTGGTGGGCACCGGTAGAATCCCGGACGGCCTCCACGCACTTGTCGAGGTCGTTCTGGAGGCCCAGGAAGCCGTTTTCCAGTGCCTGAAGCCCGGCAGCCGCTGCGGGGACGTCGACGCGGCGGGACGGGCCGTGATCGCCGCGGCCGGATACGGAGATCGATTCGGACACGGCATCGGCCACGGCGTGGGTCTGGCCGTGCACGAGGCCCCCCGCCTGGGGCCCGACAGCGAGACGGTGCTGCAGCCGGGCATGATCGTCACCGTGGAACCGGGCATCTATCTGCCCGGCCAGGCCGGCGTGAGAATCGAAGACATGGTGGTCATCACGGCCGACGGCCACCGGACGTTGAGTACTCTGCCCCGGCGCCCGGACGCTCTGGCGCCGCCCGATTCGGCTGAACACCGACATTGAGGAAGTCCATAGATGGATGCGGTGGAAAGGGTCCGCCAGCTGATCGAGATCATGTCGAGCAACGACCTGGCCGAACTCGAGGTGGATGAGCCCGACCTGAGGATCAAGCTGCGCAGGAACGTGCCCATTCAGTACAGCCCGCCGCCGGGCCTGGCCTACGCGGCCCTGCCGCCGCAGGGGTCTGTGCCCCCTCAGACGGCGCTCCAGGTGCCCGGCCTGGGCGGAGAGCCCGGCGGCCCCGTCCATGACAACACCCTCCTGGAGATCACCTCGCCCATGGTCGGGACGTTCTACCGGTCGTCCAGCCCGGGGGCCGAGCCCTACGTCAGCATCGGCACCGAGGTCGACCCCGAGACGGTCGTCTGCATCATCGAGGCGATGAAGGTCATGAACGAGATGAAGGCCGAGGTGCCGGGCACCGTCGTGGAGATTCTGGTGGAAGACGGCGAACCCGTCGAATTCGGGCAGGTCCTCTTCCTGCTGGAACCCATCGCCGAGTAGCCGCTGCTTCCAGGGCGGGCGAACGATACCCTTGCAGAGGTAGTGTCCGGCATGTTCACCCGGGTATTGGTGGCCAACCGGGGCGAGATCGCCCTGCGCATCATCCGCGCCTGCAAGGAACTGGGCGTCGAAGCCGTCGCCGTCTACTCGAAGGCCGACGCCGGCTCCCAGTACCTCGAGCTGGCCGACGACTCCGTCTGCATCGGCCCGGCGCCCCCGGCCGAAAG from the Candidatus Brocadiaceae bacterium genome contains:
- the accB gene encoding acetyl-CoA carboxylase biotin carboxyl carrier protein encodes the protein MDAVERVRQLIEIMSSNDLAELEVDEPDLRIKLRRNVPIQYSPPPGLAYAALPPQGSVPPQTALQVPGLGGEPGGPVHDNTLLEITSPMVGTFYRSSSPGAEPYVSIGTEVDPETVVCIIEAMKVMNEMKAEVPGTVVEILVEDGEPVEFGQVLFLLEPIAE
- a CDS encoding CCA tRNA nucleotidyltransferase, coding for MRTPDDQNYRGAVRVVRRLQEAGHDAVLAGGCVRDLLCGATPGDYDVATDARPGDVEALFADTRPVGRRFGVTLVVLDGHTYEVAAFRTESGYSDGRRPDAVAFCGIEEDARRRDFTINGMFWDPVEGRLLDVVGGRRDLEQGVLRAIGEPEERFGEDHLRLLRAVRFAARLGFRVEPVTRAAIRRMAPLLARVSPERIQRELRLLLTDRDPAAALRLMDSLGLLDVVFPELADMRGCEQPENYHPEGDVFVHTLLTVEKLGPHPDFELAMAALLHDAGKPEAARRSGAKLFPEHCQLGAAIARNVCRRLRLPTAETERIFWLVNRHLYFRDAFKMRPSTLKKAFAHPGFRQLAALHRADALASWGNLEIYDYVMAKRRELADDQVEPVPLLTGDDLIAMGYPPGPLFGRVLDAVRDAQLDGEVTTEEEARVLALRLAEEAAPS
- the rlmN gene encoding 23S rRNA (adenine(2503)-C(2))-methyltransferase RlmN, whose protein sequence is MTPQQHDILTATPRELAHWLADQGQPSYRLEQLLRWLHTEHVDSFEAMTNLSLDLRRRLEEGYSFPVLRPVRQQTSQDGGTGKSLLELADGEQIECVWMGKGDRVTFCISSQTGCALGCRFCATGGGGPGRNLAAGEVLGQVQHLARERAWPANVVFMGMGEPLLNLDALLPALEALTDAQRLALGSRRITVSTAGLPDGIRALARSPVRPRLALSLNSPFEEQRSELMPVNRMHPLAEVLNACREYSETTGRRVSLEYVLLGGVNTSAAAARAVGRIARDLNALVNLIPFNSVPDSPFRPPSTNEVQFFRSVLEEGHVNITERYRRGRDISAACGQLRAGRRPRPRKGS
- a CDS encoding aminopeptidase P family protein — encoded protein: MDHAGRLDRFRRMTDAEGLDGYWVVDAANVRYLCGFSGHDSTLVVSGSECVLITDSRYAEQAEHEVCADRVINRRRPMVAELGAVCAAAGIRRLGITASNVSHAQYEAAVAACEPTAVVSRSDGPAERMRLCKDADEVEAVRAALAVAEESFQALLNRVEPGGPERALAARLDYEMRLRGAEGPAFETICAAGPRASMPHATSSAAPVPPDSAVLFDWGARLDGYCSDLTRVVGTGRIPDGLHALVEVVLEAQEAVFQCLKPGSRCGDVDAAGRAVIAAAGYGDRFGHGIGHGVGLAVHEAPRLGPDSETVLQPGMIVTVEPGIYLPGQAGVRIEDMVVITADGHRTLSTLPRRPDALAPPDSAEHRH
- a CDS encoding HAD-IB family phosphatase, translating into MKESPIRLVAFDMEGCLTADPTVWELMHRRLDTWTSHGLPYWERYRAGGLDYDEFARMDVAVWRGAPVEDLRAASADVPLMAGCPEVLAALAERGVAVAVVSNGLLCVAERFSKGFAVAHTHANRVVVRDGRLTGELDVRVPYAAKGILLGRLAARLGLDRSAVASVGDSPSDVAMFRRSRIGIAFGAADAVTRAGAAHVVPGEDLRAVLPILLDGS